From one Gossypium hirsutum isolate 1008001.06 chromosome D08, Gossypium_hirsutum_v2.1, whole genome shotgun sequence genomic stretch:
- the LOC107906458 gene encoding uncharacterized protein, which yields MENGFLDKVEDNVAIRVLSEKTQSEKGDRLAGGYTSELWDYTSISVTQNSLQELKVIWDHWNDETKHLFNSSYGDLPYLLDIKVDVHFFWAIAQFWNPAYDCFTFGRVDLVPTIEEYTTLLRCPKIQVNKVYSRAVNVPTFIKKLMNITGMSEQWVTARIKQKGESKCIPWKSLQELILGQPDARKRVDAFALSIYGLLIFPKALGHVDEATSDLFDRLDKIVTPVPTILVETFRSLNACRRAGEGRFIGCVQLLLAWFHSHFLKIDKVSYRVFSKNYSPLKEIATTPRRDDISEEKWVVILQNIHEEDIEWRAPWLLPDEILYRCGNFDWAPLLGIWGAVGYAPLMVLRQYRSRQFILATQGLLEFEFSYKDNGYKKKIREITSAWDQTRRMKRLAVGPTTTFEYNEWWVRRINDNIPGPTQGDSQSIEEHLRVVPSELEIMKHDFEKRNTELEKKIEQLEEEKMHLGLDVDVQKLETEKLRKGKNKAEEDLDSLKTDYKKFRLSIRTAGLGKTPEQ from the coding sequence ATGGAGaacggatttcttgataaagtagaggacaaTGTTGCTATCCGTGTGTTGTCAGAGAAAACACAATCAGAGAAAGGAGATAGACTAGCTGGGGGCTACacgtcagagttatgggactacACCAGCATCAGTGTAACGCAAAATAGCCTTCAGGAATTAAAGGTAATATGGGACCATTGGAATGACGAAACTAAGCATTTGTTTAACTCTAGTTATGGAGATTTGCCGTATCTACTCGACATTAAGGTAGATGTACATTTTTTCTGGGCCatcgctcagttttggaaccccgCGTATGATTGTTTTACCTTTGGAAGGGTTGATTTGGTGCCCACTATAGAAGAATATACAACTTTGCTACGTTGTCCAAAGATCCAAGTTAATAAAGTCTACTCTAGAGCCGTTAATGTTCCAACCTTTATAAAGAAGTTGATGAACATCACTggaatgagtgagcagtgggtcacAGCACGGATCAAGCAGAAGGGGGAAAGCAAATGTATCCCTTGGAAAAGCCTGCAAGAGCTGATTTTGGGGCAGCCTGATGCGAGGAAAAGGGTCGATGCCTTTGCTCTGAGCATTTATGGGCTATTAATTTTCCCTAAGGCActagggcacgtagatgaggcgACCTCAGATCTCTTTGACCGACTTGATAAGATTGTTACACCAGTTCCAACAATTTTGGTAGAAACCTTCAGGTCATTGAATGCATGTCGAAGGGCGGGTGAAGGCAGATTCATCGGGTGTGTGCAGCTTCTACTTGcatggttccacagtcattttttgaaaattgataaGGTTTCGTATCGAGTCTTCTCTAAAAATTATTCACCGTTAAAAGAGATAGCAACTACACCAAGGAGAGATGACATCTCGGAAGAGAAATGGGTGGTTATTCTTCAAAATATTCATGAGGAGGACATCGAGTGGAGAGCCCCATGGTTGCTTCCGGATGAGATCTTGTACCGATGTGGTAATTTTGATTGGGCCCCGTTACTTGGAATCTGGGGAGCTGTTGGTTATGCTCCATTGATGGTGCTAAGACAATACAGGTCAAGGCAGTTTATACTTGCAACCCAAGGCTTACTTGAGTTCGAATTCTCATATAAAGACAATGGATATAAAAAGAAGATTCGAGAGATAACCAGTGCATGGGACCAAACTCGACGGATGAAGAGATTAGCCGTAGGCCCGACGACGACTTTTGAATATAATGAATGGTGGGTTAGAAGAATCAATGATAACATCCCAGGGCCAACTCAAGGAGATAGTCAGTCAATAGAAGAACATTTGCGGGTTGTTCCCTCCGAATTGGAAATTATGAAGCACGATTTTGAGAAGAGGAATACAGAGCTTGAAAAGAAGATCGAgcagttggaagaagaaaagatgcactTAGGATTAGATGTGGATGTTCAAAAGTTAGAGACGGAGAaattaagaaaaggaaagaacaaggctgAGGAAGACTTGGACAGTTTGAAGACAGACTACAAGAAGTTTAGGTTATCAATCAGAACTGCTGGGCTAGGGAAAACTCCAGAACAATAG